From a single Micromonospora carbonacea genomic region:
- the thrS gene encoding threonine--tRNA ligase: MSAPRTPVVADPVVVAAGTTAADAVAAAGLPSSGPKAVVVVRDPQGNLRDLDWAPAEETVVEPVALDTPDGLNVLRHSTAHVLAQAVQDVFPEAKLGIGPPIENGFYYDFAVGKPFQPDDLAKLEKRMQEIVKSGQRFRRRRFASLDEAKAELAAEPFKLELIDVKGEGLDSSEVMEVGGGELTIYDNLDAKEEKVCWSDLCRGPHLPNTRLIGAFKLMRSAAAYWRGSEKNPQLQRVYGTAWPTRDELKAYLKLLEEAARRDHRKLGVDLDLFSFPDELGSGLAVFHPKGGIIRREMENYSRIKHEQAGYSFVNTPHITKGHLYEVSGHLDWYADGMFPPMEVEGANYYLKPMNCPMHDLIFRSRGRSYRELPLRMFEFGTVYRYEKSGVVHGLTRVRGMTQDDAHIFCTEEQMAGELKSLLAFVLELLRDYGLDDFYLELSTRNPEKSVGTDENWERATEALRSAAQESGLHLVPDPGGAAFYGPKISVQAKDAIGRTWQMSTIQVDFNLPERFGLEYQAADGSRQRPVMIHRALFGSIERFFGVLTEHYAGAFPAWLAPVQVVGIPIREDHTDYLHGFVAALRAEGIRAQVDAGDDRMQKKIRTAQQQKIPFMVIAGDDDVAAGTVSFRYRDGSQRNGVPVAEAVAHVLDVVNSRTNAGPSAQG, translated from the coding sequence GTGTCCGCACCCCGTACCCCCGTCGTGGCCGACCCCGTCGTCGTCGCCGCCGGGACGACGGCGGCCGACGCGGTGGCCGCGGCCGGGCTGCCGTCCAGCGGCCCGAAGGCGGTCGTCGTGGTCCGCGACCCGCAGGGCAACCTGCGCGACCTGGACTGGGCGCCCGCCGAGGAGACCGTCGTCGAGCCGGTCGCCCTCGACACCCCGGACGGGCTCAACGTGCTGCGCCACTCGACCGCGCACGTGCTCGCCCAGGCGGTGCAGGACGTGTTCCCCGAGGCGAAGCTCGGCATCGGCCCGCCGATCGAGAACGGCTTCTACTACGACTTCGCCGTCGGCAAGCCGTTCCAGCCCGACGACCTGGCGAAGCTCGAGAAGCGGATGCAGGAGATCGTCAAGTCCGGGCAGCGGTTCCGGCGGCGGCGGTTCGCCAGCCTGGACGAGGCGAAGGCCGAGCTGGCCGCCGAGCCGTTCAAGCTGGAGCTGATCGACGTCAAGGGCGAGGGGCTGGACTCCTCCGAGGTGATGGAGGTCGGCGGTGGCGAGCTGACCATCTACGACAACCTCGACGCCAAGGAGGAGAAGGTCTGCTGGTCGGACCTGTGCCGGGGCCCGCACCTGCCGAACACCCGGCTGATCGGCGCGTTCAAGCTGATGCGCTCGGCCGCCGCCTACTGGCGGGGCAGCGAGAAGAACCCCCAGCTCCAGCGGGTGTACGGCACCGCGTGGCCGACCCGCGACGAGCTGAAGGCGTACCTGAAGCTGCTGGAGGAGGCCGCCCGGCGCGACCACCGCAAGCTCGGCGTCGACCTGGACCTGTTCAGCTTCCCCGACGAGCTGGGCTCCGGCCTGGCGGTCTTCCACCCCAAGGGCGGGATCATCCGGCGGGAGATGGAGAACTACTCGCGGATCAAGCACGAGCAGGCCGGCTACTCCTTCGTCAACACCCCGCACATCACCAAGGGCCACCTGTACGAGGTCTCCGGGCACCTCGACTGGTACGCCGACGGCATGTTCCCGCCCATGGAGGTCGAGGGCGCGAACTACTACCTCAAGCCGATGAACTGCCCCATGCACGACCTGATCTTCCGGTCCCGGGGCCGCTCCTACCGGGAGCTGCCGCTGCGGATGTTCGAGTTCGGCACGGTCTACCGCTACGAGAAGTCCGGTGTGGTGCACGGCCTGACCCGGGTGCGGGGCATGACCCAGGACGACGCGCACATCTTCTGCACCGAGGAGCAGATGGCCGGGGAGCTGAAGTCCCTGCTCGCCTTCGTGCTCGAACTGCTGCGCGACTACGGCCTGGACGACTTCTACCTGGAGCTGTCGACCCGCAACCCGGAGAAGTCGGTCGGCACCGACGAGAACTGGGAGCGGGCGACCGAGGCGCTGCGCTCGGCGGCGCAGGAGTCCGGCCTGCACCTGGTCCCCGACCCGGGCGGCGCGGCCTTCTACGGGCCGAAGATCTCCGTGCAGGCCAAGGACGCCATCGGCCGGACCTGGCAGATGTCCACCATCCAGGTCGACTTCAACCTGCCGGAGCGCTTCGGCCTGGAGTACCAGGCGGCCGACGGCAGCCGGCAGCGACCCGTGATGATCCACCGGGCGCTGTTCGGGTCGATCGAGCGGTTCTTCGGCGTGCTCACCGAGCACTACGCGGGGGCATTCCCGGCCTGGCTGGCCCCGGTGCAGGTGGTGGGCATCCCGATCCGCGAGGACCACACCGACTACCTGCACGGGTTCGTCGCGGCGCTGCGCGCCGAGGGCATCCGGGCCCAGGTGGACGCGGGCGACGACCGGATGCAGAAGAAGATCCGCACCGCCCAGCAGCAGAAGATCCCGTTCATGGTGATCGCCGGGGACGACGACGTGGCGGCCGGCACGGTGTCGTTCCGGTACCGCGACGGCTCGCAGCGCAACGGCGTGCCGGTCGCCGAGGCGGTGGCCCACGTGCTCGACGTGGTCAACTCCCGCACCAACGCCGGCCCGTCGGCGCAGGGGTAA
- a CDS encoding YcnI family protein: MIRTYERGLRLAASAAVAVVAATLGWAGTALAADVTSTPEQARQGDPVRLEIVVPEERPGARTERIELRLPAAAPVGEAYPMSVTGWAPLITTRKLAEPIPGIHGTTMDTVTASVVWTRAKGAPAGPARLAVSMGPLPQAEKMVFEVVQTYSDGTVVRWADPAGGARPAPVLTLLPAAAGGHGGDGAAGAHGGGPSDTTAAGEAPTPAVALSDGAAAGDRGMTDALLAAGLVAGLGGGAALGWLATRWRRRTDQAAATTPDGDDLRRILDGDLPPPDAGEPAGTVGGTTASDAPAGAMGGAAAGEPAGTADGTTASPAPAGAAGAVGAVVEPQPAGR; encoded by the coding sequence ATGATCCGCACGTACGAACGAGGACTCCGGTTGGCGGCGTCGGCCGCCGTGGCCGTCGTCGCCGCGACGCTGGGCTGGGCCGGCACGGCGCTGGCGGCGGACGTGACGAGCACCCCGGAGCAGGCCCGCCAGGGCGACCCGGTACGGCTGGAGATCGTCGTGCCCGAGGAGCGCCCGGGTGCCCGCACCGAACGGATCGAGCTGCGGCTGCCGGCGGCGGCGCCCGTGGGCGAGGCGTACCCGATGTCGGTGACCGGCTGGGCCCCCCTGATCACCACCCGGAAGCTGGCCGAGCCCATCCCCGGCATCCACGGCACGACGATGGACACGGTCACCGCCTCGGTGGTCTGGACCCGGGCCAAGGGCGCGCCCGCCGGTCCCGCCCGCCTCGCCGTCTCGATGGGGCCGCTGCCCCAGGCCGAGAAGATGGTGTTCGAGGTGGTGCAGACGTACTCCGACGGCACGGTCGTGCGTTGGGCGGACCCGGCCGGCGGCGCGCGGCCCGCCCCGGTGTTGACCCTGCTGCCGGCGGCGGCGGGCGGGCACGGCGGGGACGGTGCCGCCGGTGCGCACGGCGGGGGCCCGTCCGACACGACGGCGGCCGGCGAGGCTCCCACGCCGGCCGTCGCCCTGTCGGACGGCGCCGCGGCAGGCGACCGCGGGATGACCGATGCCCTGCTGGCGGCGGGTCTGGTCGCGGGGCTCGGCGGGGGCGCCGCGCTCGGTTGGCTGGCGACCCGGTGGCGGCGGCGGACCGACCAGGCGGCGGCGACCACGCCGGACGGCGACGACCTGCGCCGCATCCTCGACGGCGACCTCCCGCCGCCGGACGCGGGCGAGCCGGCCGGGACCGTCGGCGGGACGACCGCCTCGGACGCGCCGGCCGGGGCCATGGGCGGGGCCGCTGCGGGCGAGCCGGCCGGGACCGCCGACGGGACGACCGCCTCGCCCGCGCCGGCCGGGGCCGCCGGCGCGGTCGGCGCTGTGGTGGAGCCGCAGCCGGCGGGCCGGTAG
- a CDS encoding D-Ala-D-Ala carboxypeptidase family metallohydrolase: protein MKTALRRLGRALAACALAATTTLVGLTVTTGAAHADGCYTWGRSLASGATGEDVRQLQIRLAGYPGYGAVLGIDGSFGPATRSALIRFQQAYGLSADGVAGPQTFTKLYALQDDDCTPVNFSYAELNNCNGDWSGGAVSASTARFNALVSMWKLQALRHALGDQSIRITSGFRSYACNSAVGGASNSRHLYGDGVDMGSGPHSLCRLAQQARNHGFAQILGPGYPDHNDHVHVGAAGGWSAPSCGI from the coding sequence GTGAAGACCGCACTCCGCCGGCTCGGCAGGGCCCTGGCCGCCTGCGCTCTCGCCGCCACCACCACCCTGGTCGGGCTGACCGTGACGACCGGCGCCGCGCACGCCGACGGGTGCTACACGTGGGGCCGGTCGCTGGCCTCCGGCGCCACCGGCGAGGACGTCCGGCAGCTCCAGATCCGCCTCGCCGGCTACCCCGGCTACGGCGCGGTCCTCGGCATCGACGGCTCGTTCGGCCCGGCCACCCGCTCGGCGCTGATCCGCTTCCAGCAGGCGTACGGCCTGTCCGCCGACGGCGTCGCCGGCCCGCAGACCTTCACCAAGCTGTACGCGCTCCAGGACGACGACTGCACGCCGGTCAACTTCAGCTACGCCGAGCTGAACAACTGCAACGGCGACTGGTCCGGCGGGGCGGTGTCGGCGAGCACCGCGCGGTTCAACGCCCTCGTGTCGATGTGGAAGCTCCAGGCCCTGCGGCACGCGCTCGGCGACCAGTCGATCCGGATCACCAGCGGCTTCCGCAGCTACGCCTGCAACAGCGCGGTCGGCGGCGCGTCCAACAGCCGGCACCTCTACGGCGACGGCGTCGACATGGGCTCCGGCCCGCACTCGCTGTGCCGGCTGGCCCAGCAGGCCCGCAACCACGGCTTCGCGCAGATCCTCGGCCCCGGGTACCCGGACCACAACGACCACGTCCACGTCGGAGCGGCGGGCGGCTGGTCGGCCCCGAGCTGCGGCATCTGA